The DNA region CATTTGGCAACACAGAAGAGAATCTCTCGCTAGGCGGGAAGAAAAAAATATGAATCCATTAGGAACATCAACAATCTTCAGGTGGCGATGAACTAGGCCCTGTCGTAAGGAAGCTTAGCGTCATCACTACATCGGTCATCAATGGTCGAACGGTTGATTCTTCTTGAAGGCACATTGCAGCAACCGCAACGAGTTGATTCAGTTCCTTTAGATTAAAATCTCCGTCGAGAAGCGGATCAATCAGCTCGGGGTATCGTTTTTGGTCCCGGAACATGGGCATCGCCTGCAACAACAAGTGAAACCTTAGCGTTCATAGGCCAACGACATAAGCTCAATGAATACATACCCAAGAGACTAGATTCTGTTCATTTGTCGGTTTAGTGGTGTCCATGACTCTCCTCCCTGTGATTAGTTCCAGAATAAGTACTCCGAAGCTGTACACATCCGACTTGACAGTTAGTTGACCCGAACTCGAATATTCGGGTGCACTGTAACCGTATGAACCCATCAGCTCGCCCATTTGCCCCAATCTCGAAAGCCCGAAATCAGAAAGTCTTGGGGTGAAATCTTCATCAAGCAGAATGTTGGACGCCTTGAGATCTCGATAGATAACTGGGGGTTTCGCTTTCTCGTGCAAGTATTCCAGACCCTGTCCGGTACCATAAGCTATTTTTATCCTAGCTTGCCAGCTGAGCGGTTTTCGATCAGATGAAAGATCTGCTCGCCAAAAGAAGAGGACATTTACCAACTACTTATTGCTGAGTGTATCGTACATTAAAAGAACAAACATATATAAGAAGTTTCAAAGTTTACCTAGCAAATGGTTTTCTAGCGAGCCCAAAGGGATAAACTCGTAGACTAAAAGTCGTTGATCACCATCGGCACAATATCCAATCAAGTTGG from Zingiber officinale cultivar Zhangliang chromosome 4B, Zo_v1.1, whole genome shotgun sequence includes:
- the LOC121976260 gene encoding probable serine/threonine-protein kinase PBL26; the protein is MSCLPCFQSDSNNDPPEAAAGGGAPADNSNEANDAGNSSNAAKTFTFRELATATKNFRPDCLLGEGGFGRVYKGSLESSGQTVAIKQLDRNALNKDFLVEVQKLCLLNHHNLANLIGYCADGDQRLLVYEFIPLGSLENHLLDLSSDRKPLSWQARIKIAYGTGQGLEYLHEKAKPPVIYRDLKASNILLDEDFTPRLSDFGLSRLGQMGELMGSYGYSAPEYSSSGQLTVKSDVYSFGVLILELITGRRVMDTTKPTNEQNLVSWAMPMFRDQKRYPELIDPLLDGDFNLKELNQLVAVAAMCLQEESTVRPLMTDVVMTLSFLTTGPSSSPPEDC